The following proteins are encoded in a genomic region of Corylus avellana chromosome ca4, CavTom2PMs-1.0:
- the LOC132178751 gene encoding DNA repair protein RAD5B: MDAKPMNEIDIIQNPSFLTPPVTVKRTVTSTGARITTQIKAEDSEDSEEAKPLIGWEPKSEVNVLVSEHMRSDCPNGSGKEEVKTSNKMSVGESLKATNTNAVSEEDCLRTQIKEEQLKEPEVVRVKEEPDGVEDKRLVRENVRSDCPDGFVKDEVKASWRMSFEEFLKVTNTKVMSEEECLRTQINEDQPKETEVVSTKQEPDGVEGKSLVRENMRSNCPDGLVKDEVGSNFSSKPHNVKKEIDEDRRISSGLVEDGDFPEESDWFLVGRTIVTALSTTKGRKLVDNEIVDFTFPSQHWRHGAQWIVRFSTKRFGEIGRLPMEWAKCIIPLVNGTKVKLLGRCVAAPSNLSMMQEIMLYISFYIHRSVFTDGDKSSWRLDASCNIDSTLYPLLKLFESLKIKPYQKAEFTPEDLHSRKRVLNLEDDSEEAASALPILKRRKGCQQYPEQANDEQAVTESSLNKLVGAVEVYNLEELEPPCTLMCDLRPYQKQALYWMSELEKGIDVEKAAKTLHPCWAAYRICDRRASSIYVNNFSGEATTKFPTATQMARGGILADAMGLGKTVMAIGLILTRPGRGCPANQEYGTKIADTTEITKKTKKDCHMNTSSKANGGTLIVCPMALLGQWKDEIETHSKPESISIFVHYGGGRTNDPKVIAEHDVVLTTYGVLSAAYKNDAENSIFHRVSWYRVVLDEAHTIKSWKTQGAQAAFTLSSHCRWCLTGTPLQNNLEDLYSLLCFLHVEPWCNWAWWSKLIQKPYENGDPRGMRLIKAILRPLMLRRTKDTKDKAGRPILVLPPTDIQIIECEQSEAERDFYDALFKRSKVQFDQFVAQGKVLHNYASILELLLRLRQCCNHPFLVMSRAGSQKYADLSKLARRFSEINPDSSTSKQPGPTHAYIEEVVEGIRKGENTECPICMEYADDPVLTPCAHRMCRECLLSSWRTPTTGLCPICRQLLKKTDLITCPTENQFWVDVETNWKESSKVSKLLDCLESIRRSGSGEKSIVFSQWTSFLDLLEIPLKRRGIGFLRFDGKLAQKQREHVLKEFSETKEKMVLLMSLKAGGVGLNLTAASNVFLMDPWWNPAVEEQAIMRIHRIGQKRTVRVRRFIVKDTVEERMQLLQARKQRMIAGALTDQEVRTARIEELKMLFR; the protein is encoded by the exons ATGGACGCTAAACCCATGAATGAAATCGACATCATTCAGAATCCGAGCTTCTTGACCCCGCCCGTAACCGTGAAGCGCACAGTTACCAGCACCGGCGCTCGGATTACGACTCAGATCAAGGCAGAGGACTCTGAGGACTCTGAAGAAGCGAAACCGCTTATTGGGTGGGAGCCCAAGAGCGAAGTGAATGTTCTTGTGAGTGAACATATGCGCTCAGATTGCCCAAACGGCTCAGGGAAAGAAGAGGTCAAGACGTCGAATAAGATGTCGGTTGGCGAATCTCTTAAGGCGACGAATACGAATGCGGTGTCTGAGGAGGATTGTCTGCGAACTCAGATTAAGGAAGAGCAGCTTAAGGAACCGGAAGTGGTCAGAGTCAAGGAGGAGCCTGATGGGGTTGAGGACAAGCGTCTTGTTAGGGAAAATGTGCGTTCAGATTGTCCAGACGGCTTCGTAAAAGACGAGGTTAAGGCCTCATGGAGAATGTCGTTTGAGGAGTTTCTTAAAGTGACGAATACGAAGGTGATGTCTGAGGAGGAGTGTCTGAGAACCCAGATTAACGAAGATCAGCCTAAGGAAACAGAGGTGGTCAGCACCAAGCAGGAGCCTGATGGGGTTGAAGGCAAGAGCCTTGTGAGGGAAAATATGCGCTCAAATTGTCCAGATGGATTGGTAAAAGACGAGGTTGGTTCTAACTTTTCTTCCAAACCACATAATGTGAAGAAAGAAATAGATGAAGATCGAAGGATAAGTTCGGGCTTGGTGGAGGATGGGGATTTTCCGGAGGAGTCAGATTGGTTTCTGGTGGGAAGGACGATTGTCACTGCGCTTTCAACCACAAAAGGAAGGAAATTGGTTGACAATGAGATTGTTGATTTCACTTTTCCCTCCCAACATTGGAGACATGGTGCGCAGTGGATTGTTCGCTTTTCTACCAAACGGTTCGGAGAG ATTGGTCGGCTTCCAATGGAGTGGGCAAAATGTATTATTCCACTTGTAAATGGCACTAAGGTTAAACTTCTTGGACGTTGTGTAGCTGCACCATCAAACCTTTCCATGATGCAAGAAATCATGTTGTATATAAG CTTTTATATTCATCGTTCAGTATTCACCGATGGTGACAAGTCTTCGTGGAGGCTAGATGCTTCCTGTAACATTGACTCTACACTTTATCCTCTCCTCAAGCTGTTCGAATCGCTGAAAATTAAACCATATCAGAAG GCTGAGTTTACCCCTGAGGACCTTCATTCGCGGAAACGTGTGCTAAATCTAGAg GATGATTCAGAAGAAGCCGCATCGGCCTTGCCTATTTTGAAGCGAAGAAAGGGTTGTCAACAGTATCCAGAACAAGCCAATGATGAACAAGCTGTCACAGAGTCATCTCTGAATAAACTTGTGGGGGCAGTAGAAGTGTATAACTTAGAG GAGCTGGAACCCCCATGTACACTCATGTGTGATCTTAGGCCGTACCAGAAACAAGCACTATACTGGATGTCAGAATTAGAAAAGGGAATTGATGTTGAGAAAGCAGCAAAAACTCTTCATCCATGCTGGGCAGCATATCGTATATGCGATCG GCGGGCTTCCTCTATTTATGTCAACAATTTCTCAGGGGAAGCAACTACTAAATTTCCAACTGCAACACAGATGGCAAGAGGAGGA ATATTAGCAGATGCAATGGGGCTTGGGAAGACTGTGATGGCAATTGGTCTAATACTTACAAGGCCAGGAAGAGGATGCCCTGCTAACCAGGAGTATGGCACTAAAATTGCAGATACTACTGAAATTacaaagaagacaaagaaaGATTGTCATATGAACACCTCATCAAAAGCAAATGGTGGCACTCTTATTGTTTGTCCCATGGCATTGCTAGGGCAATGGAAG gatGAGATTGAAACCCACTCGAAGCCAGAAAGTATATCAATTTTTGTTCACTATGGTGGGGGCAGAACAAATGACCCAAAGGTCATTGCAGAACACGATGTGGTGTTGACAACATATGGAGTGCTTTCTGCTGCTTATAAAAAT GATGCAGAGAACAGCATCTTCCACAGGGTCAGTTGGTATAGGGTGGTTCTAGATGAAGCTCATACCATAAAATCTTGGAAGACTCAAGGTGCTCAGGCTGCCTTTACATTGTCTTCACACTGCAGGTGGTGTCTAACGGGAACCCCTCTTCAG AATAATTTGGAAGACCTCTACAGCCTCTTATGCTTCTTACATGTTGAACCATGGTGCAATTGGGCTTG GTGGAGCAAATTGATTCAAAAGCCTTATGAGAATGGTGATCCAAGAGGGATGAGACTGATCAAAGCTATTTTGAGGCCATTGATGCTGAGAAGGACAAAGGACACAAAGGATAAAGCAGGAAG GCCAATACTCGTTCTACCTCCAACTGACATTCAAATCATCGAGTGTGAACAGTCAGAAGCCGAGCGTGACTTTTATGATGCGCTTTTTAAGAGATCTAAA GTCCAATTTGACCAGTTTGTTGCACAAGGCAAGGTTCTTCACAACTATGCATCAATCCTTGAGCTACTACTTCGATTGCGGCAGTGCTGCAACCATCCGTTTCTTGTCATGAG CCGAGCTGGTTCCCAAAAGTATGCAGACCTGAGCAAGCTTGCAAGAAGGTTCTCTGAAATTAATCCCGATTCTTCCACTTCAAAGCAGCCTGGCCCAACCCATGCATACATTGAAGAGGTTGTTGAAGGTATCCGGAAGGGAGAAAACACAGAGTGCCCCATATGCATGGAGTATGCAGACGACCCAGTTCTCACTCCATGCGCGCATAGGATGTGCAGGGAGTGTCTCCTCTCAAGCTGGCGGACCCCAACAACTGGCCTGTGCCCAATTTGCCGGCAATTACTCAAAAAGACCGATCTCATAACGTGCCCGACAGAAAACCAGTTCTGGGTTGATGTTGAGACGAACTGGAAGGAGTCTTCCAAGGTTTCAAAACTCTTGGACTGCTTGGAAAGCATTCGCCGGTCGGGTTCTGGTGAAAAGAGCATTGTTTTTAGCCAGTGGACTTCGTTTCTTGATCTCCTCGAGATCCCGTTGAAGAGGAGAGGCATTGGCTTCTTAAGGTTTGATGGAAAGCTTGCGCAGAAGCAGAGGGAGCATGTCTTGAAGGAATTTAGCGAGACCAAGGAGAAAATG GTATTGCTGATGTCTTTGAAAGCTGGTGGTGTAGGCTTGAATTTAACTGCAGCCTCTAATGTCTTCTTAATG GATCCATGGTGGAATCCTGCTGTTGAAGAGCAAGCAATCATGAGAATTCATCGTATTGGGCAAAAGCGAACAGTACGTGTTAGAAGATTCATTGTTAAG GACACGGTGGAGGAAAGAATGCAACTACTCCAGGCACGCAAGCAGCGCATGATTGCTGGGGCCCTCACCGATCAGGAGGTTCGGACGGCTAGGATTGAGGAGCTCAAAATGCTTTTCCGATGA
- the LOC132178727 gene encoding enoyl-CoA delta isomerase 2, peroxisomal-like: MCTLEKRGNLFILTLIGDDEHRLSLAVIDSLLSALSQAKSQAIRGSALVTTAHGRFFSNGFDLAWAQAAGSSSAARDRLHHMVESFRPVVSALLSLPMPTVAAVSGHAAAAGFLLALSHDYILMKRDRAVLYMSEIDLGITLPDYFTAMMRSKIGSVSARRDILLGGRKVKGEEAVTIGIVESAHDSAESVVEASVRLGEQLAQRKWNGEVYAEIRKSLYPEVCGVLGLAAKAIIASSKL, from the coding sequence ATGTGCACTTTGGAGAAGCGCGGCAACCTCTTCATCCTAACCCTGATCGGCGATGACGAGCACCGGCTGAGCCTAGCCGTGATCGACTCCCTCCTCTCGGCGCTCTCCCAAGCCAAGTCCCAAGCCATCCGCGGCTCGGCTCTCGTCACCACCGCCCACGGCAGGTTCTTCTCCAACGGCTTCGATCTCGCCTGGGCCCAAGCTGCCGGCTCCTCCTCCGCCGCTCGCGATCGGCTCCACCACATGGTCGAATCCTTCCGCCCGGTTGTCTCCGCGTTGCTCTCCCTCCCGATGCCCACCGTCGCCGCCGTTTCCGGCCACGCCGCCGCCGCAGGGTTCCTCCTCGCGCTCAGCCACGACTACATCCTCATGAAGCGCGATAGAGCCGTGCTGTACATGAGCGAGATCGACCTCGGCATCACCTTGCCCGACTACTTCACGGCTATGATGAGGTCCAAGATCGGCTCGGTTTCGGCTCGGCGCGATATCTTGCTCGGGGGGAGGAAAGTCAAGGGTGAGGAGGCGGTGACGATTGGGATCGTGGAGTCGGCACACGATAGCGCGGAGAGTGTGGTGGAGGCTTCGGTGCGCCTTGGGGAACAATTGGCGCAGAGGAAGTGGAACGGTGAGGTGTACGCGGAGATCAGGAAGAGCCTGTATCCGGAGGTATGTGGCGTGCTGGGATTGGCTGCCAAAGCCATCATAGCCTCTTCTAAGCTTTAG
- the LOC132177319 gene encoding actin-related protein 9 — protein sequence MDYLKTVVPTQLVAERGSNLVVINPGSANIRIGLASQDTPFNIPHCVARYTNQVPKRNVQDQVLNSQITTAQHMEREKAYDVIASLMKIPFLDEEVAHNSFPRKMGRVDGYNPQSGRKETAFTWTDIFEKETTSSLPLGNSTNEVVTNESVDQHEGTNSKELISSKPKFRQFICGDEALKISPTEPYCLRRPIRRGHLNISQHYPMQQVLEDLHAIWDWILIEKLHIPHIERNMYSAILVVPETFDNREIKEMLTLVLRDLRFSSAVVHQEGLAAVFGNGLSTACVVSMGAQVTSVICIEDGVALPTTEKTLPFGGEDIARCLLWTQRHHQTWPQIRTDILTKPIDLLMLNRLKETYCEIKEGELDAVAVVHSYEDGMPAGSHKTRLTALNVPPMGLFYPTLLVPDVYPPPPRSWFHDYEDMLEDTWHMEFPRRSDISDGLYPSMNVGLPMWDSYPVFSARPKKEEKVGLAEAITSSILSTGRIDLQRKLFCSIQLIGGVALTSGLVPAVEERVLHAIPSNEAIDTVEVLQSRTNPTFVSWKGGVILGILDFGRDAWIHREDWIRNGIHIGSGRKYKDSYFLQAQAMCYINS from the exons ATG GATTACCTAAAAACCGTGGTTCCTACACAACTCGTCGCCGAGCGAGGCTCCAATCTAGTCGTCATCAACCCAG GTTCTGCAAATATCAGAATAGGTCTTGCTTCGCAGGACACTCCGTTCAATATTCCTCACTGCGTTGCTCGGTACACCAACCAAGTCCCCAAGAGAAATGTTCAAGACCAG GTGCTCAATTCCCAGATTACTACTGCTCAGCATATGGAAcgggagaaggcttatgatgtT atTGCATCTTTGATGAAGATACCTTTTCTGGATGAAGAGGTTGCCCACAATTCGTTCCCTCGCAAG ATGGGACGTGTAGATGGATATAATCCACAGAGTGGCAGGAAGGAAACAGCATTTACCTGGACTGatatatttgaaaaggaaacAACTTCATCTTTACCATTAG GAAATTCGACAAATGAAGTTGTGACTAATGAGTCTGTGGACCAGCATGAAGGAACTAATTCTAAGGAACTTATTTCAAGCAAACCTAAATTCAGACAGTTCATTTGTGGTGATGAAGCACTTAAAATATCCCCAACAGAGCCATATTGCTTACGACGTCCAATTCGCAGAGGTCATTTGAATATTTCTCAACACTATCCCATGCAGCAG GTACTTGAGGATCTGCATGCTATTTGGGACTGGATTTTGATAGAGAAATTGCATATCCCTCACATTGAGAGAAACATGTACTCTGCCATTCTTGTTGTGCCAGAAACATTTGATAATCGTG AAATAAAGGAAATGTTAACCTTAGTGTTGCGAGACTTGCGCTTTAGCTCAGCGGTGGTACACCAG GAAGGTCTAGCTGCTGTTTTTGGGAATGGGTTATCAACAGCTTGTGTTGTAAGCATGGGGGCTCAGGTGACATCAGTGATTTGCATCGAG GATGGAGTTGCACTACCTACTACAGAGAAGACATTACCTTTTGGTGGAGAG GATATAGCAAGATGCCTTCTCTGGACTCAGAGGCATCATCAGACATGGCCACAAATCCGTACCGACATTTTGACAAAGCCTATAGACCTGTTGATGCTTAACCGACTGAAAGAGACATATTGTGAAATTAAa GAGGGGGAACTTGATGCTGTTGCTGTAGTTCATTCTTATGAAGATGGCATGCCAGCTGGATCTCACAAGACAAGGCTAACTGCTCTTAAT GTTCCTCCTATGGGTTTGTTTTACCCAACTCTTTTGGTTCCAGACGTGTATCCTCCACCACCCCGTTCTTG GTTTCATGACTATGAGGATATGCTGGAAGATACATGGCACATGGAATTTCCTAGAAGATCTGACATATCAGATGGTTTATATCCTAGCATGAATGTTGGATTACCAATGTGGGATAGCTACCCAGTTTTTTCGGCTAgaccaaagaaagaagagaaggtTGGCCTTGCAGAGGCTATCACAAGCAGCATTCTTTCAACAG GGCGTATAGACCTCCAGAGAAAGTTGTTTTGTAGCATACAATTG ATAGGTGGAGTGGCTTTGACAAGTGGTCTTGTGCCTGCTGTGGAGGAAAG AGTTTTACATGCAATTCCTTCAAATGAAGCAATTGATACTGTTGAG GTCTTGCAATCAAGAACAAATCCAACTTTTGTGTCATGGAAAGGCGGAGTG ATTCTCGGAATTCTTGATTTTGGCCGGGATGCTTGGATACATCGAGAAGACTGGATTCGCAATGGAATTCACATTGGAAGTGGCAGAAAATACAAGGACTCTTATTTTCTTCAAGCACAAGCAATGTGCTACATTAACTCCTAA
- the LOC132178888 gene encoding uncharacterized protein LOC132178888 isoform X2, with product MILRYNEFGADDGLAAKDFAIKFSVLQKNLSSKLGVRVPDVDVRYLVGITIFMKGIGGILFVFYSTLAACLMLLHLVLTTPILYDFYNYPPDQPQYHFLLNEFLQSTALCGALLFFIGMKNSILKRQLKKKTPKTKTV from the exons ATGATACTTAGGTATAATGAGTTCGGTGCTGATGACGGACTTGCTGCGAAGGATTTTGCTATCAAATTCAGTGTTCTGCAGAAAAATTTGTCCTCCAAATTAGGGGTCAGGGTGCCTGATGTTGAT GTTAGATATTTAGTTGGAATTACTATTTTCATGAAAGGGATTGGAGGCATTCTGTTTGTATTTTACAGCACCCTTGCAGCCTGTCTCATG CTCCTCCACTTGGTGCTCACCACTCCAATTCTTTATGATTTTTATAACTACCCTCCTGATCAGCCTCAATATCATTTTCTCTTGAATGAATTCTTGCAG AGCACAGCACTTTGCGGTGCATTGCTGTTCTTCATTGGGATGAAGAACTCAATTCTGAAGAGGCAACTGAAGAAGAAGactcccaaaacaaaaacagtttga